The Micromonospora sediminicola genome contains a region encoding:
- a CDS encoding Rv3654c family TadE-like protein, protein MRSRRRSSASRRASDERGGATVCLLAIGLVFVLVGLFGAGLGAARCARHQARVAADFGALAGAVRVLDGVDSACARAAALVSANGGRLAGCRVDGLDLVVTAQVRVAPLPGLARVATATSRAGPVQADGG, encoded by the coding sequence GTGAGATCGCGGAGGCGGTCGTCGGCGTCCCGGCGGGCGTCGGACGAGCGGGGCGGCGCGACGGTGTGCCTGCTCGCGATCGGCCTGGTGTTCGTGCTCGTCGGGCTGTTCGGGGCCGGGCTCGGCGCCGCCCGGTGCGCCCGCCACCAGGCCCGCGTCGCGGCCGACTTCGGCGCACTCGCGGGGGCCGTCCGGGTGCTCGACGGTGTCGACTCCGCCTGTGCGCGGGCTGCCGCGCTGGTCTCGGCCAACGGCGGTCGGCTGGCCGGGTGCCGGGTCGACGGCCTCGACCTTGTCGTCACGGCCCAGGTGCGGGTGGCGCCGCTGCCGGGGCTGGCCCGCGTCGCCACCGCCACGTCGCGGGCGGGCCCGGTCCAGGCCGACGGGGGGTGA
- a CDS encoding TadE family type IV pilus minor pilin, with translation MPGPGPAGRRRSRERGSFTAELAAGLPALMLLLLAGLTAVDAVTTRAACLDAAREAALAAARGGSGSAAGARYAPAGAEVAVSVADDRVTASVRVPVRTFGARLPGLTVSGVAVAAVEPGLPGPVP, from the coding sequence GTGCCGGGCCCCGGCCCGGCCGGTCGACGACGCTCGCGCGAGCGCGGATCGTTCACCGCCGAGCTGGCGGCCGGCCTGCCGGCGTTGATGCTCCTCCTCCTCGCCGGGCTCACCGCGGTCGACGCGGTCACCACCCGGGCGGCATGTCTCGATGCGGCCCGGGAGGCGGCGCTCGCCGCCGCGCGCGGCGGGTCCGGGTCGGCCGCCGGCGCCCGGTACGCCCCCGCCGGTGCGGAGGTGGCGGTGAGCGTGGCCGACGACCGGGTGACCGCGTCCGTCCGGGTACCGGTGCGGACGTTCGGGGCGCGGCTGCCCGGGTTGACGGTGTCCGGTGTCGCGGTGGCCGCCGTGGAGCCCGGGCTTCCCGGGCCCGTGCCGTGA
- a CDS encoding DUF4244 domain-containing protein, with protein MRKLLARLRGDAGMNTAEYAVGTLAAVAFAGILLKVLTSGNVQSALTAVIDRALK; from the coding sequence ATGCGCAAGCTCCTCGCCCGACTGCGGGGCGACGCCGGCATGAACACCGCGGAGTACGCCGTGGGGACGCTCGCCGCGGTCGCCTTCGCCGGGATCCTGTTGAAGGTGCTCACTTCGGGGAACGTGCAGTCCGCGTTGACCGCCGTCATCGACCGGGCCCTGAAGTGA
- a CDS encoding type II secretion system F family protein — protein sequence MARQAVAALCLVGAASFLVVAGPVVRPVRRLRRLAPAPVRARPAWWPDRVRWAAILAGVAMSVVVGGVAGLAAGSLAGVAADRLLHRIEPRAARERRLREVADLPLAADLLAAALRAGAPVDRSALAVAEALGGPLADRLGRVGRTIGLGGTAIEAWAHLRTVVGAEGLVQAAIRSSNSGAALAGALTRLADDLRAERSTAAEAAARRAGVLIVLPLGLCFLPAFILAGLVPVIVAVLGDVL from the coding sequence ATGGCCCGCCAGGCGGTCGCCGCTCTCTGTCTCGTGGGCGCCGCGTCGTTCCTCGTCGTGGCCGGGCCGGTCGTCCGGCCGGTCCGGCGGCTGCGCCGGCTCGCACCCGCTCCGGTGCGGGCCCGCCCGGCCTGGTGGCCGGACCGGGTCCGCTGGGCCGCGATCCTGGCCGGGGTGGCGATGTCCGTCGTCGTCGGCGGCGTGGCGGGCCTGGCCGCCGGGTCCCTGGCCGGCGTCGCCGCCGACCGCCTGCTGCACCGGATCGAGCCGCGCGCGGCGCGGGAGCGGCGCCTGCGCGAGGTCGCCGACCTGCCGCTCGCCGCCGACCTGCTGGCCGCCGCGCTTCGCGCCGGCGCACCCGTCGACCGTTCGGCGCTCGCGGTGGCGGAGGCGCTCGGCGGGCCGCTCGCCGACCGGCTGGGCCGGGTGGGCCGCACGATCGGCCTGGGCGGTACGGCGATCGAGGCCTGGGCACACCTGCGCACGGTCGTCGGCGCGGAGGGCCTGGTCCAGGCGGCGATCCGCTCCTCGAACAGCGGCGCCGCGCTGGCCGGCGCGCTCACCCGCCTCGCCGACGACCTGCGGGCCGAGCGGTCCACCGCCGCCGAGGCGGCGGCCCGCCGCGCGGGTGTGCTCATCGTGCTGCCGCTCGGGCTGTGCTTCCTGCCCGCCTTCATTCTCGCCGGTCTGGTGCCGGTGATCGTCGCCGTCCTCGGCGACGTGCTCTGA
- a CDS encoding type II secretion system F family protein, translated as MTGQPWLVVVLLAGAAATVAWPARTGRIRRRALLGPRAGGRTSPVADRAADARGRRPATDPRGSGSRPGPSPVKWPLQRAIPARHALPLAALLGGGAGILLGGPVAGVVLAAYGTLGARAVLRRRARRAADLVHRRDLDRLGAAAADLRAGLPVDGVLDDGAGRTARLARAAVRLADRTGAPLADLLERVEADARAADRGLASAAAQAAGARATAWLLAALPLGGIGLGYAIGVDPVAVLLHTPVGGGSAVAAVVLQIGGLLWAERLGAGPGRAA; from the coding sequence GTGACCGGCCAGCCCTGGCTGGTGGTCGTACTGCTGGCCGGCGCCGCGGCGACCGTCGCCTGGCCGGCCCGTACCGGCCGGATCCGGCGACGGGCGCTCCTCGGGCCGCGGGCCGGCGGCCGCACCTCACCGGTGGCCGACCGGGCTGCGGATGCGCGTGGCCGCCGCCCGGCCACCGACCCGCGCGGGTCGGGCTCCCGACCCGGCCCGAGCCCCGTCAAGTGGCCGCTCCAGCGGGCGATCCCCGCCCGACACGCGTTGCCGCTGGCGGCGCTGCTCGGCGGCGGGGCCGGGATCCTGCTCGGTGGTCCGGTGGCCGGGGTGGTGCTGGCCGCCTACGGCACGCTCGGAGCCCGGGCGGTGCTGCGCCGACGTGCCCGCCGGGCGGCCGACCTCGTGCACCGCCGCGATCTCGACCGGCTCGGCGCGGCCGCCGCCGACCTGCGGGCCGGCCTGCCCGTCGACGGGGTGCTCGACGACGGTGCCGGGCGCACCGCCCGTCTCGCCCGGGCCGCCGTGCGGCTGGCCGACCGCACCGGAGCGCCTCTGGCCGACCTGCTCGAACGCGTCGAGGCCGACGCCCGCGCGGCCGACCGGGGCCTGGCGTCGGCGGCGGCACAGGCGGCCGGCGCCCGGGCGACGGCGTGGCTGCTCGCCGCGCTGCCGCTCGGCGGGATCGGTCTCGGCTACGCGATCGGCGTCGACCCGGTGGCGGTGCTCCTGCACACCCCGGTGGGCGGTGGCAGCGCCGTGGCGGCGGTCGTGCTCCAGATCGGTGGGCTCCTCTGGGCGGAGCGGCTCGGTGCGGGGCCCGGGCGGGCGGCCTGA
- a CDS encoding TadA family conjugal transfer-associated ATPase — translation MTGPARPAELAVRVRHRFVAEDAPVTAAAVVSAVRAEPSAGVLGDTSLLRIADRVHDDLVGAGPLAPLLADPEVTDVLVNGVRVWVDRGRGLHQVAVPLGTVDDVRRLAQRLTSAAGRRLDDASPFADARLPDGTRLHAVLPPVATDGPYLSLRTFRQRPFTLDELVARGTVPRPVAPLLDAVVAARLAYLVTGGTGSGKTTLLNTLLGLVPGTERIVLVEDAAELRPVHPHVIGLQARTTNVEGVGAVGLGDLVRQALRMRPDRLVVGECRGAEVVDLLAALNTGHDGGAGTLHANAPADVPARLEALGMLGGLPRVALHAQVAAALQVVLQVRRTAEGRVLDSIGLLLPEGPDRVVTVVPAWIRGRGLGLAARSLGNLLRERGVSVPPVLRVAWPGSAGPS, via the coding sequence GTGACCGGGCCTGCCCGCCCGGCGGAGCTGGCGGTCCGTGTCCGGCACCGGTTCGTCGCCGAGGACGCCCCGGTCACCGCCGCCGCGGTCGTCTCGGCCGTACGCGCCGAGCCGTCCGCCGGTGTGCTCGGCGACACCAGCCTGCTGCGGATCGCCGACCGGGTGCACGACGACCTCGTCGGCGCCGGCCCGCTGGCGCCGCTGCTGGCCGACCCGGAGGTCACCGACGTGCTGGTGAACGGCGTCCGGGTCTGGGTCGACCGCGGGCGAGGGCTGCACCAGGTGGCCGTGCCGCTCGGCACCGTCGACGACGTACGCCGACTGGCGCAGCGGCTGACCTCGGCCGCCGGTCGCCGGCTGGACGACGCCTCGCCCTTCGCCGACGCGCGGCTGCCCGACGGCACCCGGCTGCACGCGGTGCTGCCGCCGGTGGCGACCGACGGTCCCTACCTCTCGCTGCGGACCTTCCGTCAGCGACCGTTCACCCTGGACGAACTGGTCGCCCGGGGCACCGTGCCGCGTCCGGTCGCCCCGCTGCTCGACGCCGTGGTCGCCGCCCGGCTGGCCTACCTGGTCACCGGCGGCACCGGCTCGGGCAAGACCACGCTGCTCAACACGCTGCTCGGGCTGGTGCCCGGCACCGAACGGATCGTGCTGGTGGAGGACGCCGCCGAGCTCCGGCCGGTGCATCCGCACGTGATCGGCCTCCAGGCGCGCACCACCAACGTGGAGGGCGTCGGGGCGGTCGGGCTGGGCGACCTGGTCCGGCAGGCGCTCCGGATGCGACCGGACCGGCTGGTGGTCGGCGAGTGCCGAGGCGCCGAGGTGGTCGACCTGCTGGCCGCGTTGAACACCGGCCACGACGGCGGGGCGGGAACGCTGCACGCCAACGCCCCGGCGGACGTGCCGGCGCGGCTGGAGGCGCTGGGCATGCTCGGCGGGCTGCCCCGGGTGGCGTTGCACGCCCAGGTCGCGGCCGCCCTCCAGGTCGTCCTCCAGGTACGCCGGACCGCCGAGGGTCGGGTGCTCGACTCGATCGGCCTGCTCCTGCCCGAGGGGCCCGACCGGGTGGTCACCGTCGTACCGGCCTGGATCCGGGGGCGGGGCCTCGGTCTGGCCGCCCGGTCCCTCGGCAACCTGTTGCGCGAGCGGGGTGTGTCCGTGCCGCCGGTCCTCCGCGTCGCGTGGCCCGGCTCGGCGGGTCCGTCGTGA
- the ssd gene encoding septum site-determining protein Ssd, with protein MPPRTPLPPYRRLPLLVTADGDLLDELLRLAAAGGTEVELAADPAAARARWAPAPLVLVGADQAAACLRARLPRRPRTVLVGRAGQLDPGTELAELLGAEHVATLPAAEPWLVDRLAECAVGPVGAAPGRVVAVLGGRGGAGASVLAGGLAVSAARARLRTLLVDADPLGGGLDLVLGWEQLDGLRWPELAGADGRVDPPSLVRALPSRGDLVVLSWDRGDLRHLPAEAMAATVDAGRRGRDMVVLDLPRHLDDAAVIALQAADRAFLVVPAELRATAAAARVAAAAAPHCADLAVIVRGPAPGRLRAAEVSRALGLPLAGTLRPEPGLCRGLERGEAPGATGKGPLAALCQRLVDELTGRSEAGAA; from the coding sequence ATGCCGCCCCGCACCCCGCTCCCGCCGTACCGTCGCCTGCCCCTGCTCGTGACGGCCGACGGTGACCTGCTCGACGAACTGCTGCGGCTCGCGGCCGCCGGCGGCACCGAGGTCGAGCTGGCGGCCGACCCGGCCGCCGCGCGGGCCCGCTGGGCGCCGGCCCCGCTGGTGCTGGTCGGCGCCGACCAGGCGGCGGCCTGCCTGCGGGCGCGCCTCCCGCGCCGCCCCCGCACGGTCCTGGTCGGTCGCGCGGGGCAGCTCGACCCGGGTACGGAGCTGGCCGAGCTGCTCGGCGCCGAACACGTGGCGACCCTGCCCGCGGCGGAGCCGTGGCTGGTCGACCGGCTCGCCGAGTGTGCGGTCGGGCCGGTCGGAGCGGCTCCGGGACGGGTGGTGGCGGTGCTGGGCGGGCGTGGCGGTGCCGGGGCGAGTGTGCTCGCCGGCGGGCTGGCCGTCAGCGCCGCCCGGGCTCGGCTGCGCACCCTCCTGGTCGACGCCGACCCGTTGGGCGGCGGGCTCGACCTGGTGCTCGGGTGGGAGCAGCTCGACGGGCTGCGTTGGCCCGAGCTGGCCGGCGCCGACGGTCGGGTCGACCCACCGTCACTGGTCCGCGCCCTACCGAGCCGGGGCGACCTGGTGGTGCTCTCGTGGGATCGGGGCGATCTGCGGCACCTGCCGGCCGAGGCGATGGCCGCCACGGTCGACGCCGGCCGGCGCGGGCGCGACATGGTGGTGCTCGACCTGCCCCGGCACCTGGACGACGCGGCCGTGATCGCCCTCCAGGCCGCCGACCGCGCGTTCCTGGTGGTCCCGGCGGAGCTGCGGGCCACCGCCGCCGCGGCCCGGGTGGCCGCCGCGGCGGCCCCGCACTGCGCCGACCTGGCGGTGATCGTGCGCGGTCCGGCGCCGGGCCGGCTACGCGCGGCCGAGGTGTCCCGCGCACTCGGTCTGCCCCTGGCCGGCACGCTGCGGCCCGAGCCCGGTCTCTGCCGGGGGCTGGAACGGGGCGAGGCCCCGGGCGCCACCGGCAAGGGCCCGCTCGCCGCGCTGTGCCAGCGGCTCGTCGACGAGCTGACCGGCCGGTCCGAGGCGGGTGCGGCGTGA
- a CDS encoding VHL beta domain-containing protein, whose amino-acid sequence MTDPPHGTGTPPTRRHARAARPADRDAWLRDLSPATRASVAVGIVVVVLAGALTFFAMPRRPDLPPPIGGEAILASPEHPTSAAELPTDSYSPAPVSLSTRAALPTRPPAPPRRTTPTGRPPTPRPSVTSARPPAPRPGELTPLPASRESTLRSSGGGPETFVDFVNARTAPVVVYWLDYDGQRRRYAVLQAGQTHRQQTYVGHPWVVTDERGRALVCFEPARETLRAVVR is encoded by the coding sequence ATGACCGATCCACCGCACGGCACCGGAACCCCGCCCACCCGGCGTCACGCCCGGGCAGCGCGGCCGGCCGACAGGGATGCCTGGCTGCGGGACCTGTCGCCGGCCACGCGCGCCTCCGTGGCGGTCGGCATCGTGGTCGTGGTGCTGGCCGGGGCGCTCACCTTCTTCGCCATGCCCCGCCGCCCCGACCTGCCCCCGCCGATCGGCGGCGAGGCGATCCTGGCGTCCCCGGAGCACCCCACGTCGGCGGCCGAGCTGCCGACCGACTCGTACTCGCCGGCGCCGGTGTCGCTCTCCACCCGCGCCGCGCTGCCGACCCGGCCGCCGGCACCACCCCGCCGCACCACCCCGACCGGCCGCCCGCCGACGCCGAGGCCGTCGGTCACCAGCGCCCGGCCGCCCGCGCCCCGGCCCGGTGAACTCACCCCGCTCCCGGCGTCCCGCGAGTCCACCCTCCGCTCCAGCGGCGGCGGGCCGGAGACCTTCGTCGACTTCGTCAACGCCCGGACGGCGCCCGTCGTCGTGTACTGGCTCGACTACGACGGCCAACGCCGCCGGTACGCGGTGCTCCAGGCGGGGCAGACCCACCGGCAGCAGACGTACGTGGGGCATCCGTGGGTGGTGACCGACGAGCGCGGGCGGGCCCTGGTCTGCTTCGAACCCGCGCGGGAGACGCTGCGCGCCGTGGTCCGCTGA
- a CDS encoding DoxX family protein, producing MFAAYVTVTVVAAVLTGSAAVTYLVGHPYPKAQLDMKRLPHSWAPVLGTLLAAGSSGLLAGFAVPLLGTLAAVGLVLYFVGAFVAHLRVGSRQLVGPAVFLAVSVAALALGLGHRGPW from the coding sequence ATGTTCGCCGCGTACGTCACGGTCACCGTCGTCGCCGCCGTCCTCACCGGGTCCGCGGCCGTGACCTACCTGGTCGGTCACCCGTACCCGAAGGCCCAGTTGGACATGAAGCGCCTGCCCCACTCGTGGGCGCCGGTGCTGGGCACGCTGCTCGCGGCGGGTTCGTCGGGGTTGCTGGCCGGGTTCGCCGTGCCGCTGCTGGGCACGCTCGCCGCCGTCGGCCTGGTGCTCTACTTCGTCGGCGCGTTCGTCGCCCACCTGCGGGTGGGCTCCCGCCAACTCGTCGGACCGGCCGTGTTCCTCGCCGTCTCGGTGGCTGCCCTGGCCCTGGGCCTCGGTCACCGCGGCCCGTGGTGA
- a CDS encoding HAD family hydrolase, giving the protein MGRSAAFFDLDKTVIAKSSALAFGRPFYRDGLITRRDVVKSAYAQLMFRLGGTDEQTMARTRDYLATLCKGWPVEQVRQIVAETLHELINPYVYAEAAALIEEHQAAGRDVVLVSASGEEMVRPIGELLGITDVIATRMAVVDGRYSGEVEFYAAGPSKVEGVSELALERDYDLSDSYAYSDSYSDRPLLECVGHPTVVNPDRALRKLAVENAWPVLEFRHPIPLGRRLRERPAVPVAAAALGVGVGVAIGIAWYGRHRRTRAAAPTA; this is encoded by the coding sequence GTGGGCCGCAGTGCCGCTTTCTTCGATCTCGACAAGACCGTCATCGCCAAGTCGAGCGCCCTGGCGTTCGGTCGGCCGTTCTACCGGGACGGGCTGATCACTCGGCGTGACGTGGTCAAGTCGGCGTACGCGCAGCTGATGTTCCGGCTGGGCGGCACCGACGAGCAGACCATGGCCCGGACCCGGGACTACCTGGCCACGCTCTGCAAGGGCTGGCCGGTGGAACAGGTCCGCCAGATCGTCGCGGAGACGCTGCACGAGCTGATCAACCCCTACGTGTACGCCGAGGCCGCCGCCCTGATCGAGGAGCACCAGGCGGCCGGGCGGGACGTGGTGCTGGTCTCCGCCTCGGGCGAGGAGATGGTCCGGCCGATCGGCGAGCTGCTCGGGATCACCGACGTGATCGCCACCCGGATGGCCGTGGTCGACGGCCGCTACAGCGGCGAGGTCGAGTTCTACGCGGCCGGGCCGAGCAAGGTCGAGGGCGTCAGCGAGCTGGCCCTGGAGCGTGACTACGACCTGAGCGACTCGTACGCGTACTCCGACTCGTACAGCGATCGGCCCTTGCTGGAGTGCGTGGGGCATCCGACGGTGGTCAACCCGGACCGGGCGCTGCGCAAGCTGGCGGTGGAGAACGCCTGGCCGGTGCTGGAGTTCCGGCACCCGATCCCGCTGGGGCGCCGGCTGCGCGAGCGGCCGGCGGTGCCGGTTGCGGCGGCGGCGCTCGGCGTGGGCGTCGGGGTGGCCATCGGCATCGCCTGGTACGGCCGGCACCGCCGCACCCGCGCCGCCGCGCCCACGGCCTGA
- a CDS encoding oxidoreductase, producing the protein MTADPLAPLLALADVAPAVERARDLVDQAHRHRALRRQGGQVAAEVSLRSAVASAALEGRDHDREEVRAGTVTDPVLQGALRVAGALPGLSDLWTRAPRQVLARLHVLAARDVLTEEELGRPVADPVVAARLDGLSGLVAGGTKVPPLVLAAVVHGELLNLRPFPGPSGVVARAAARLVLISTGFDPRGLVAVDVGHREREPEYVGAAGAFATGTPDGLRSWLRHYMAAVEVGADQITLIGDEILAAS; encoded by the coding sequence GTGACCGCCGATCCGCTCGCCCCGCTGCTCGCCCTCGCCGACGTCGCGCCCGCCGTCGAGCGGGCCCGCGACCTGGTCGACCAGGCCCACCGGCACCGGGCGCTGCGCCGCCAGGGCGGGCAGGTCGCCGCCGAGGTCAGCCTCCGTTCGGCAGTGGCCAGCGCCGCGCTGGAGGGCCGCGACCACGACCGCGAGGAGGTACGCGCCGGCACGGTCACCGACCCGGTGCTCCAGGGCGCGCTGCGGGTGGCCGGCGCGCTGCCCGGGCTGAGCGACCTCTGGACCAGGGCGCCCCGGCAGGTGCTGGCCCGGCTGCACGTGCTCGCCGCCCGGGACGTGCTGACCGAGGAGGAACTGGGCCGCCCGGTCGCCGACCCCGTGGTGGCGGCCCGGCTCGACGGCCTCTCCGGCCTGGTGGCCGGGGGCACGAAGGTGCCGCCGCTGGTGCTCGCCGCAGTGGTGCACGGCGAGCTGCTCAACCTGCGCCCGTTCCCGGGCCCGTCCGGCGTGGTGGCCCGGGCCGCCGCCCGGCTGGTGCTGATCTCCACCGGGTTCGACCCGCGTGGGCTGGTCGCGGTGGACGTCGGGCACCGCGAGCGGGAACCGGAATACGTCGGTGCGGCCGGCGCGTTCGCCACCGGCACCCCCGACGGCCTGCGCTCCTGGCTGCGCCACTACATGGCGGCGGTGGAGGTCGGGGCGGACCAGATCACGCTCATCGGCGACGAGATCCTCGCCGCGTCCTGA
- the acs gene encoding acetate--CoA ligase produces the protein MSEALANLLNETRQFPPPAELAANANVTAEAYDEAAADRLAFWERQAGRLAWAQPWEQVLDWSNAPFAKWFTGGRLNVAYNCLDRHVEAGLGDKVAIHWEGEPGDTRTVTYADLHKLTCQAANALTELGVTAGDRVAIYLPMIPEAAVAMLACARIGATHSVVFGGFSADALTNRIQDASAKVVITADGGFRRGKPSALKPTVDEAVANCPSVEHVLVVRRTGEEVAWSAKDHWWHETVETASPEHEAQAFDAEHPLFILYTSGTTARPKGILHTTGGYLTQASYTTHAVFDLKPETDVYWCTADIGWVTGHSYIVYGPLSNGATQVMYEGTPDTPHKGRFWEVVDKYKVTILYTAPTLIRTMMKWGEDIPAGYDLSSLRLLGSVGEPINPEAWIWYRQHVGRGELPVVDTWWQTETGAIMISPLPGVTEAKPGSAMSPLPGIVADVVDDQGQSVPNGGGGYLVLKEPWPSMLRTIWGDDNRFLETYWSRFGAGANTGDEWVYFAGDGAKKDDDGHIWLLGRVDDVMLVSGHNISTTEVESALVSHPSVAEAAVVGATDPTTGQAIVAFAIPRGSAEISGDAGEQLIAELRNHVAKTLGPIAKPRQIMLVPELPKTRSGKIMRRLLRDVAENRSLGDVTTLQDSSVMEMISSGMGGGKSDED, from the coding sequence ATGAGCGAGGCATTGGCCAACTTGCTGAACGAGACGCGCCAGTTCCCGCCACCGGCCGAGCTCGCCGCGAACGCCAACGTGACCGCGGAGGCGTACGACGAGGCGGCCGCCGACCGGCTCGCCTTCTGGGAGCGCCAGGCCGGCCGGCTGGCCTGGGCCCAGCCGTGGGAGCAGGTGCTCGACTGGTCGAACGCGCCCTTCGCGAAGTGGTTCACCGGTGGCCGGCTCAACGTGGCGTACAACTGCCTGGACCGGCACGTCGAGGCGGGTCTCGGCGACAAGGTGGCGATCCACTGGGAGGGTGAGCCGGGCGACACCCGTACCGTCACCTACGCCGACCTGCACAAGCTCACCTGTCAGGCGGCCAACGCGCTGACCGAGCTGGGCGTGACCGCCGGCGACCGGGTGGCGATCTACCTGCCGATGATCCCGGAGGCCGCGGTGGCGATGCTCGCCTGCGCCCGGATCGGCGCCACCCACAGCGTGGTGTTCGGCGGCTTCTCGGCCGACGCGTTGACCAACCGGATCCAGGACGCCAGCGCCAAGGTGGTGATCACCGCGGACGGCGGCTTCCGCCGGGGCAAGCCGTCGGCGCTCAAGCCGACGGTGGACGAGGCGGTGGCGAACTGCCCGTCGGTGGAGCACGTGCTGGTGGTCCGCCGCACCGGCGAGGAGGTCGCCTGGTCGGCGAAGGACCACTGGTGGCACGAGACGGTGGAGACGGCGTCGCCGGAGCACGAGGCGCAGGCGTTCGACGCCGAGCACCCGCTGTTCATCCTCTACACCAGCGGCACCACCGCCCGGCCGAAGGGCATCCTGCACACCACCGGCGGCTACCTGACCCAGGCGTCGTACACCACGCACGCGGTGTTTGACCTGAAGCCAGAGACGGACGTCTACTGGTGCACCGCCGACATCGGCTGGGTGACCGGGCACTCCTACATCGTGTACGGCCCGCTCTCCAACGGCGCCACCCAGGTCATGTACGAGGGCACGCCGGACACCCCGCACAAGGGCCGGTTCTGGGAGGTCGTCGACAAGTACAAGGTGACCATCCTGTACACCGCGCCGACGTTGATCCGCACCATGATGAAGTGGGGCGAGGACATCCCGGCCGGCTACGACCTGTCGTCGCTGCGTCTGCTCGGCAGCGTCGGTGAGCCGATCAACCCGGAGGCGTGGATCTGGTACCGGCAGCACGTCGGCCGGGGTGAGCTGCCGGTCGTGGACACCTGGTGGCAGACCGAGACCGGGGCCATCATGATCTCGCCGCTGCCCGGCGTGACCGAGGCGAAGCCCGGCTCGGCGATGAGTCCGCTGCCCGGCATCGTCGCCGACGTGGTCGACGACCAGGGCCAGTCGGTGCCCAACGGCGGTGGCGGCTACCTGGTGCTCAAGGAGCCGTGGCCGTCGATGCTGCGGACCATCTGGGGCGACGACAACCGGTTCCTGGAGACGTACTGGTCCCGGTTCGGCGCGGGCGCCAACACCGGCGACGAGTGGGTCTACTTCGCCGGTGACGGCGCGAAGAAGGACGACGACGGGCACATCTGGCTGCTCGGCCGGGTGGACGACGTGATGCTGGTGTCCGGCCACAACATCTCCACCACGGAGGTGGAGTCGGCCCTGGTGAGCCACCCGTCGGTGGCGGAGGCGGCGGTGGTCGGCGCGACCGACCCGACCACCGGGCAGGCGATCGTCGCGTTCGCCATTCCGCGCGGCAGCGCGGAGATCTCGGGTGACGCGGGCGAGCAGCTCATCGCCGAGCTGCGCAACCACGTGGCGAAGACGCTGGGTCCGATCGCCAAGCCGCGGCAGATCATGCTGGTGCCGGAGCTGCCGAAGACCCGCTCCGGGAAGATCATGCGCCGGTTGCTGCGGGACGTGGCGGAGAACCGGTCGCTCGGTGACGTGACCACGCTCCAGGACTCCTCGGTGATGGAGATGATCTCCTCGGGGATGGGTGGGGGCAAGTCCGACGAGGACTGA